In one Leptospira fletcheri genomic region, the following are encoded:
- a CDS encoding APC family permease: MKLSRSLNLYDSISLMFSSMVGPGVFITTGYILSQTPNPNLVLLCWILGGLLAVAGAMSYAKSASIFPFAGGDYVYLKEAYSPIVAFSSGWLALSVNFSASISLSAIAFSKTLFSLLDPSWDVYFFEAKFLGITFSIGSAQLLGMSAILFFTIVNFFGIAIASRIQNLFTTLKILGLALFVILGFTFGNYNLDHFTSFPLLPKEPKEWGFLLAGVIPVTFSYLGWNMITYVAEEVKKPEKNIYKAVLISCTLVTLLYVLINFLYLSSAPSSVLTGDEKIGVTAAGFLFGKEVTYLVTAFICWVFMGGISAYIIGGSRIYFAMARDGYFFPSMSKLHPKYESPYMSLAFQCGYACLFSLVKEIESLLYLITCSTLLLATITAYTPIIFEKRNFITTFKIPGYPYSTYLYIASNIVIIAVLVWSKPAEALWGIGFTLLSVPMYFYFKSAKRISASPLPPPVFDPLPADRQISSLLPENEPVPLAGGERR, encoded by the coding sequence CTCAATGGTGGGCCCCGGAGTATTCATTACGACGGGTTACATCCTGAGCCAGACTCCGAACCCGAATTTGGTGCTTCTTTGCTGGATCTTAGGGGGTTTACTAGCCGTAGCAGGCGCGATGAGCTATGCGAAATCCGCGAGCATTTTTCCGTTTGCGGGAGGGGATTACGTTTATCTAAAAGAGGCATACTCCCCGATCGTGGCATTTTCCAGCGGATGGTTGGCTCTTTCCGTAAATTTCTCCGCATCCATATCCTTGTCCGCCATAGCATTTTCCAAAACTCTCTTCTCTCTTCTCGATCCAAGCTGGGACGTATATTTTTTCGAGGCGAAATTCCTCGGAATCACGTTCTCAATCGGTAGCGCCCAACTTTTGGGAATGTCCGCGATTCTATTTTTTACGATCGTCAATTTCTTCGGAATCGCCATCGCATCGCGGATCCAGAACCTCTTCACTACTCTAAAAATCTTAGGCCTCGCCCTTTTTGTGATTCTGGGATTCACATTCGGAAATTATAATCTAGATCATTTCACGTCGTTTCCCTTACTCCCCAAGGAGCCGAAGGAATGGGGTTTTCTGTTGGCGGGCGTAATTCCGGTGACATTCTCTTATCTAGGATGGAACATGATCACCTACGTCGCCGAAGAGGTAAAAAAACCTGAAAAAAACATCTATAAAGCCGTATTGATCTCCTGCACATTGGTAACTCTGCTTTACGTGCTGATTAATTTTTTGTATTTAAGTTCCGCTCCGAGCTCAGTACTTACCGGAGATGAAAAGATAGGAGTGACCGCCGCAGGATTTCTGTTCGGAAAAGAAGTCACTTATTTGGTTACGGCTTTTATCTGCTGGGTCTTTATGGGTGGAATCTCGGCATATATCATCGGAGGCTCCAGGATCTATTTCGCAATGGCAAGGGACGGTTACTTCTTTCCAAGTATGTCCAAACTCCATCCGAAATACGAAAGTCCATACATGTCTTTAGCTTTCCAATGCGGATATGCCTGTCTCTTCTCCTTAGTGAAAGAAATCGAATCCCTTCTATATCTGATCACTTGCTCCACCTTGCTTTTAGCTACGATCACGGCTTATACTCCGATCATATTCGAAAAACGGAATTTTATCACTACGTTCAAAATTCCGGGTTACCCATATTCCACTTATCTTTATATAGCTTCGAATATCGTGATTATCGCCGTGCTCGTTTGGAGTAAACCCGCGGAAGCGCTTTGGGGGATTGGATTCACGCTCCTTTCCGTTCCCATGTATTTTTATTTCAAATCCGCAAAGAGAATTTCCGCAAGTCCGCTTCCTCCTCCCGTTTTCGATCCGTTACCCGCAGATCGGCAAATTTCCTCTCTCCTCCCGGAAAATGAACCGGTTCCTCTCGCAGGTGGAGAAAGGAGATAA
- a CDS encoding phthiocerol/phthiodiolone dimycocerosyl transferase family protein produces MQSVSDLEKSHNGFVRSLDHAEANFWLYDHVSSTNFVCMVLGVGDLNPESIRSGLDFVQARHPLARVGIERKYGDDPHLYFVSVPESKIPLSVQSISLDWKARLAKESMRGFRSGEAPLIRAVFYESDEKRNWVFALVFHHSISDGRSGCRFLSEVLHSAVSEEKDRIFSQDPHPSLMDLYSAEGRAKERMLEEKPLHLPRFSRRLGEPEPKILDFQLDSEEIGALVAKGKEKGISLHGILGAAQIFSFYDFFSSDTSGILNLSTPADLRPYLSRSVPDSALGLYITLLTTQLKIGTPFWSLAKRIKEDLVDRLNRREGRAFYELLPPPEQFLQREDGLRIFASLMSRIPQASVLSNLGVLPPIEVNGLDLKEISFTVHPSLNQTLFITATTFRDRLTLNINYDSNRWEPEEIRRYVSNFHRCLLKYSH; encoded by the coding sequence ATGCAGAGCGTTTCGGATCTAGAAAAATCGCATAACGGTTTCGTGCGTTCCTTGGATCATGCGGAGGCGAACTTCTGGTTGTACGACCATGTATCTTCCACGAACTTCGTGTGTATGGTCCTAGGAGTCGGAGATTTGAATCCAGAAAGCATCCGCTCCGGATTGGATTTCGTACAGGCTAGGCATCCGCTTGCGCGGGTCGGTATCGAGAGGAAATACGGGGACGATCCCCATCTATATTTTGTTTCCGTTCCGGAATCTAAGATCCCTCTTTCGGTGCAGTCCATTTCTTTGGATTGGAAAGCACGCTTAGCTAAGGAATCGATGCGCGGATTCCGATCAGGAGAAGCTCCTTTGATTCGCGCAGTCTTTTACGAGTCGGACGAAAAACGGAATTGGGTCTTCGCTCTTGTGTTTCATCATAGCATTTCAGACGGACGTTCGGGATGTCGATTTCTGTCGGAGGTTTTACACTCTGCCGTATCCGAGGAGAAGGACCGAATTTTTTCCCAGGATCCCCATCCTTCGTTGATGGACCTCTATTCCGCCGAAGGGAGGGCCAAAGAGAGGATGTTGGAGGAAAAACCTTTGCATTTACCGCGTTTTTCCCGCAGGCTCGGAGAACCGGAACCGAAGATCTTGGACTTCCAGTTGGATTCGGAAGAGATCGGTGCGTTAGTCGCTAAAGGAAAAGAGAAGGGGATTTCTCTCCATGGTATCTTAGGCGCCGCGCAAATCTTTTCCTTTTACGATTTTTTTTCTTCCGATACTTCAGGAATTTTGAATCTTTCGACTCCCGCCGATCTTCGTCCGTATCTGAGTAGATCCGTCCCGGATTCCGCATTGGGTTTATATATCACCCTTTTGACGACGCAGCTGAAGATAGGGACTCCCTTTTGGTCCTTGGCAAAACGGATCAAGGAAGATCTGGTGGATCGATTGAATCGTAGGGAGGGTAGGGCATTTTACGAACTTCTTCCTCCGCCCGAACAATTTTTACAGAGGGAGGACGGGTTGCGCATTTTCGCGAGCCTGATGTCAAGGATCCCGCAGGCGAGCGTGCTAAGCAATCTAGGAGTTCTTCCTCCAATCGAAGTTAACGGTTTGGATTTGAAGGAAATTTCCTTTACGGTCCATCCTTCTTTGAATCAGACTTTATTCATCACTGCGACTACGTTCCGGGATCGCTTAACCTTGAATATTAATTACGACTCAAATCGATGGGAACCCGAGGAAATACGCAGGTACGTATCGAATTTTCACCGGTGTCTTTTGAAGTATTCGCACTAA